Below is a window of Chloroflexota bacterium DNA.
TCTACGCCTTCCAAAACGCGATGTACCTCCCCCGCATCATCGAGCGCCAGTCGGCCCGGCGGATCGAGCCCTCCACCGTCACTGACCAGAGCCGCCACGCCGGGACTTCGGAGACTTGACACGCTCTACGTGGCCAGCAGCGCGGTCCTGCACAGAAACGAAATGGCGGCGGGGTGATCCCGCCGCCATCCGCGACCCGAAGGACGAACAAGCCCGCCAGAGAAGGTCTGGCGGGCTTACAATCCGGACGAAATCGACACGTCTTCGAGGCTTACCGGCCGTTCCCCTCCGGCGGATGCCCATTGGCTCCCACCTGGCTCTTCAGCCAGGCCTCGATGAAGGGGTCGAGGGCTCCATCCAGCACCGCCTGGGCATTCCCCGTCTCCACACCGGTGCGCAAGTCCTTGACCATCTGATAGGGATGTAATACGTACGAGCGGATCTGATTCCCCCAGCCCGCGTCCACATGCTTCCCCTTCAGCGCCGCGGCCTCCGCCTCCCGCTTCTGCCGCTCCAGCTCGTACAGCTTACCCCGAAGCACCCGCAAAGCCGTCTGCTTGTTCTGCAACTGCGAGCGCTCGTTCTGGCAGGTGACGACGATGCCCGTGGGCAGGTGGGTGATCCGTACGGCGGTGGCGTTCTTCTGCACGTTCTGCCCGCCCGCGCCGGCCGATCGGAAGACGTCGATGCGCAGATCCTCCGGCCGGATCTCGATATCGATGTCCTCATCCAGCACGGGCATCACCTCCACCAGCGCGAAGGAGGTGTGCCGGCGGTTGGCCGCGTCGAACGGGGAGAGGCGCACCAGGCGATGCACCCCTCGCTCCGACTTCAGGTACCCGTACGCATACGGCCCCCGCACCTCCACGTAGACACTCTTGATCCCGGCCTCCTCGCCCTCGGTGCGATCGACGATCTCCGTCTCATAACCGTGCCGCTCGGCCCAGCGCAGGTACATGCGCAACAGCATCTCCGCCCAATCCTGCGCCTCCGTGCCGCCAGCTCCGGCGTGGATGGCCAGGATAGCATCATCCCGATCGTGCTCCCCGGAGAACGCCAGCCGAAATTCCTGCCGATCTAACTCTCGGGCGATGGCCTCGGCCTCCTGCTCGATCTCGGCCAGGATCCCCTCATCGCCCTCCTCGGCCGCCAGCTCCAGCAGGCCCAATGCATCCTCAACCCGCTGCGCCAGCCGATTCCACAGCTCCACCTCCTCGCGAAGCGAAGCCAACGTCTGCATGGTACGCTGGGCAGCCTCGGCATCGTTCCAGAAGTCCGGCTCCCCAGACTTCTTCTCCAGATCCGCTAGTTGCTTCTCCTTGCTGGGGATGTCAAAGGCGCCTCCGGACGTTCTGGATGCGATCGCTTAGCTCGGCCAACTTCTCCTTCAACTCTTCCATCCCTATCCTCCTAAATATGCGATCCAG
It encodes the following:
- the prfB gene encoding peptide chain release factor 2 (programmed frameshift) — encoded protein: MEELKEKLAELSDRIQNVRGAFDIPSKEKQLADLEKKSGEPDFWNDAEAAQRTMQTLASLREEVELWNRLAQRVEDALGLLELAAEEGDEGILAEIEQEAEAIARELDRQEFRLAFSGEHDRDDAILAIHAGAGGTEAQDWAEMLLRMYLRWAERHGYETEIVDRTEGEEAGIKSVYVEVRGPYAYGYLKSERGVHRLVRLSPFDAANRRHTSFALVEVMPVLDEDIDIEIRPEDLRIDVFRSAGAGGQNVQKNATAVRITHLPTGIVVTCQNERSQLQNKQTALRVLRGKLYELERQKREAEAAALKGKHVDAGWGNQIRSYVLHPYQMVKDLRTGVETGNAQAVLDGALDPFIEAWLKSQVGANGHPPEGNGR